From one Nematostella vectensis chromosome 7, jaNemVect1.1, whole genome shotgun sequence genomic stretch:
- the LOC116620183 gene encoding uncharacterized protein LOC116620183, with translation MAGLLFTALSFLVLVNSSQGFFKYTNCVQPSNSTTKTLKTHGCEDKDDVILSCPRGYNLAILSVFFGHGHGYKSTCDNSWFGQNCLASRSPSLARVKHLCQGKQSCVISPTQKVLGSTSCTFGLESDLFVDYVCNKEHINDVISIGNIALAPSPLILPGPLNVSASVTIKRHLPSTTKLKLNIQKKVLTWVKIPCVANFGSCTYDNFCELVRGVMFGKCDKEMENTGIPCDCPIPTGTFTLPPQAITVTPEMIEKVPVWDWLASGEYWVEARFMNAYDDLLGCITLQINVDINTKKKKRTIRIHHQ, from the exons ATGGCAGGGTTATTGTTTACAGCCTTAAGTTTTCTCGTTCTCGTAAACTCATCTCAGGGGTTTTTCAAATACACTAACTGTG TTCAACCCTCAAACTCTACCACAAAGACCCTGAAGACTCACGGGTGCGAAGATAAGGATGACGTCATTCTTTCCTGCCCGAGGGGCTACAATCTCGCCATCCTTTCTGTGTTCTTCGGCCACGGCCACGGCTACAAGTCAACATGCGATAACAGCTGGTTTGGACAGAACTGCCTCGCGTCCAGAAGTCCATCGCTGGCGAGAGTGAAGCACCTGTGTCAGGGGAAGCAATCTTGTGTCATCTCACCAACACAAAAGGTGCTAGGGTCAACTTCCTGTACGTTTGGTCTGGAGAGCGACTTGTTCGTTGACTATGTGTGTAACAAAG AACATATCAacgacgtcatatccattgGTAACATAGCCCTCGCCCCAAGTCCCCTAATCCTACCAGGACCGCTCAACGTCTCGGCATCAGTGACAATAAAACGCCATCTCCCTTCCACCACCAAGCTCAAGTTGAACATCCAGAAGAAAGTGTTGACCTGGGTGAAAATCCCATGTGTCGCCAACTTCGGTTCGTG CACATACGACAACTTCTGTGAGCTTGTACGAGGAGTGATGTTCGGCAAGTGCGACAAAGAGATGGAAAACACAGGGATCCCGTGCGACTGTCCAATACCGACAGGGACTTTCACCCTCCCGCCCCAGGCTATCACGGTCACTCCGGAAATGATCGAAAAAGTCCCAGTGTGGGATTGGCTGGCAAGT GGCGAGTACTGGGTCGAGGCGAGGTTCATGAATGCGTACGACGACTTGCTGGGCTGCATCACGCTACAAATTAATGTGGACATCAACacgaaaaagaagaaaagaaccATCAGGATCCACCATCAATAG
- the LOC116620188 gene encoding uncharacterized protein LOC116620188 encodes MPLKHEHHQDGGLIFTTGDRVLEEKGVVLFGMSPGNPYYKQPIIEQYVEFLGKEPRKIVVFVPQQPSVHTYRAMGSKDAVKRAKKHADYLRAHCKRAIKKLSKLRELPGDFHFVDWPREVATHVVYQEKLEEITRLYRTNTLFRQDSVREVARVLGKTPRDEMSEKESADFYPDVYNDDSIREAVLYIIEEFAYILASKALYDADEVTFIYHRSWPMLEKLINGEYDGKPRQGYGFCIIR; translated from the exons ATGCCACTTAAGCATGAACACCACCAAGATGGCGGGCTGATATTCACGACTGGGGACCGAGTATTGGAGGAGAAAGGCGTCGTGCTGTTTGGCATGAGCCCTGGTAACCCATACTACAAACAGCCTATTATTGAACAGTACGTCGAGTTTCTCGGCAAAGAGCCCAGGAAAATAGTTGTATTCGTTCCTCAGCAACCCTCGGTACATACGTACAGAGCCATGGGATCTAAGGATGCTGTGAAACGAGCGAAAAAACACGCCGATTATCTACGAGCACACTGCAAGAGAGCCATTAAAAAG TTGTCTAAACTTCGCGAGCTCCCCGGTGACTTCCATTTCGTGGACTGGCCGCGCGAGGTTGCCACGCACGTTGTGTACCAAGAGAAGCTGGAAGAGATCACTCGGTTATACCGCACGAACACGCTCTTTCGACAGGACTCAGTAAGGGAGGTGGCGAGGGTGCTAGGCAAGACCCCCCGCGACGAGATGTCAGAAAAGGAGTCAG cGGATTTTTATCCCGATGTTTATAATGACGACAGCATTAGAGAAGCAGTGTTGTATATAATCGAGGAGTTCGCCTACATATTAGCCAGCAAGGCTCTGTACGACGCAGACGAAGTAACCTTCATCTATCATCGCTCATGGCCCATGCTTGAGAAATTAATCAATGGGGAATATGACGGCAAGCCGAGACAGGGATATGGTTTCTGTATCATCCGCTGA